In the Drosophila takahashii strain IR98-3 E-12201 chromosome 3R, DtakHiC1v2, whole genome shotgun sequence genome, one interval contains:
- the spz gene encoding protein spaetzle isoform X12 encodes MMMMTPMWIALLKVLVLLISLFTAESNTEVQSDQANHPPRRPMDFANRSQQSLVNGTNEPCSNSKDSSKTFCTEVDDYPDLSKLKAKLDKFAKFFVSDFLPTDVSSRVGDYDKEEKFLCKSTRRLMYPKKGQKTDKTWQLIVNNDEFKQGIQIEECDGDGVPCEYAKNFPNNYQPICKQHYMQQTLASIENEGELDVVQQTFLIPSCCKCAIRVIN; translated from the exons atgatgatgatgacaccTATGTGGATAGCGCTGCTCAAAGTCCTGGTGCTACTCATCTCCTTATTTACAGCG GAGTCGAACACCGAGGTGCAATCGGATCAGGCTAATCATCCCCCTCGCCGCCCAATGGACT TCGCTAATCGGTCGCAACAATCCCTGGTAAATGGGACAAATGAGCCCTGCAGCAATAGCAAGGATTCGTCCAAGACCTTCTGCACGGAAGTGGACGACTATCCGGACCTATCCAAGTTGAAGGCCAAGCTGGACAAGTTCGCCAAGTTCTTTGTGAGCGACTTTCTGCCCACGGACGTGAGCTCCCGCGTGGGGGATTATGACAAGGAAGAGAAGTTCCTCTGCAAGAGCACCAGGCGGCTAATGTATCCGAAAAAGGGACAAAAGACGGACAAAACCTGGCAGTTGATCGTGAATAACGATGAGTTCAAGCAGGGCATACAGATCGAGGAGTGCGA CGGAGATGGAGTACCCTGTGAATATGCCAAAAACTTTCCGAATAATTATCAACCGATCTGCAAGCAGCACTATATGCAGCAGACCCTGGCCAGCATTGAGAATGAAGGCGAACTGGACGTGGTGCAGCAGACCTTCCTGATCCCTTCATGCTGCAAATGTGCAATAAGAGTGATAAACTGA